The following are from one region of the Nicotiana tabacum cultivar K326 chromosome 3, ASM71507v2, whole genome shotgun sequence genome:
- the LOC142179342 gene encoding DExH-box ATP-dependent RNA helicase DExH8-like isoform X2 produces MLEKGLNALKYKVIILDEVHERSVESDLVLVCIKQFLLKKSDLRVVLMSATADIARYREYFKDLGRGERVELLAIPSSGQDTIYQRKVSYIEQVAELLKMESEETALKCCSGPSPLTADADIKPEMYQLIHNLIIHIHKNERDIEKGILVFLPTYYALEQQWLLLKPFSVSFKVHILHSSIDTEQALKAMKICKSHRKVILATNIAESSVTIPMVGYVIDSCRSLQVFWDNNRKSDSAELVWVSKSQADQRRGRTGRTCDGHVYRLVKRSFYTQLEDYEPPAILRLSLRQQILLLCCAESKAINDPKVLLRKALDTPDPEVVEDALSLLVDLHALQKTPPRSRYEPTFYGRLLASFSLSFDASILILKFGAIGMLREGIVLGIMMDMQPLPILRPFGHESLFMKYIDNFFSGDSKTTGLSGRKEVICMANSCAFHFWQRAFKDKYRLQLLRQLFKLDNTKDREIVLSKIEEEWCSYHNLLRAALNQVAESYDEVLDSLHRYRPQFLATSGGIPSYYNPNEYQHKCHLDCDQYLDDGALDMDYQLLEQGGEIRKCISIPFLGHNESLAHKVAQNLASVVKEMRSQSSADVSGNPDMLVYGNGVSTGEASLCKFFLSGQCNRDSQCSFSHSLQAKRPTCKFFFSLQGCRNGDSCFFSHDSVPSAYSGVLSSLCRPENADADMLSLLRWFPAPHHGCILILDDNDLYFSSHIARHYAPSSIISTTPLRDESTLDQLPTDVRILWGHSNPYNTIVSNTAGSPVPWSEVKCVLWFPKFETGHREGQKSVMQTFFEYLAIRMLGYALYDVKVIVTMNNMRFSYLQVEKLARECCFFLRESFLFDEQNLGELFDEINARKPMLQSKPVSYVFSLHPPADVQSHDFATLLSQNKNKVI; encoded by the exons ATGCTAGAGAAGGGCTTGAATGCTCTAAAGTATAAAGTTATCATTCTTGACGAAGTGCATGAAAGATCTGTAGAGTCAGATCTTGTCCTTGTTTGCATCAAGCAGTTTTTGCTTAAAAAGAGTGACCTGAG GGTGGTGTTAATGTCTGCTACTGCTGATATAGCAAGATACCGTGAATACTTTAAGGATCTCGGTAGAGGTGAAAGGGTAGAGTTGTTGGCCATCCCTAGTTCTGGACAAGACACTATATATCAGCGAAAAGTTTCATACATTGAGCAG GTAGCTGAACTCCTTAAAATGGAATCAGAAGAGACGGCTCTGAAATGCTGTTCTGGTCCAAGCCCATTGACAGCTGATGCTGATATCAAGCCTGAAATGTATCAGCTTATACACAATCTTATTATACACATTCATAAGAATGAAAGGGACATTGAAAAAGGAATTCTGGTCTTTCTTCCAACATACTATGCACTTGAGCAGCAGTGGCTCTTATTGAAGCCTTTCAGTGTATCTTTTAAGGTTCACATTTTACACAGTAGTATCGACACTGAACAAGCTCTCAAGGCCATGAAAATCTGTAAGTCACATCGTAAG GTGATTTTGGCCACAAATATTGCAGAATCTTCGGTTACAATACCAATGGTGGGCTATGTCATTGATTCTTGCCGTTCTTTACAAGTTTTCTGGGATAATAATAGGAAATCAGATTCTGCAGAGCTTGTGTGGGTTTCCAAATCACAG GCAGACCAAAGGAGAGGGAGAACTGGACGGACTTGTGACGGCCATGTATATCGATTGGTAAAAAGATCATTTTACACTCAACTAGAGGATTACGAGCCTCCTGCAATACTGAGGTTATCGTTGAGGCAGCAAATACTTCTCCTTTGCTGTGCTGAATCTAAAGCCATCAATGATCCCAAAG TTCTGCTACGGAAGGCTTTAGACACTCCGGATCCTGAAGTCGTTGAGGATGCATTGAGTTTGCTTGTTGACCTCCATGCACTACAAAAAACACCTCCAAGGAGCCGTTATGAGCCTACATTTTATGGAAGATTGCTTGCCAGCTTTTCTCTTTCATTTGATGCTTCTATACTAATACTCAAGTTTGGAGCCATAGGAATGCTACGAGAAGGCATTGTTCTTGGTATAATGATGGATATGCAGCCACTCCCCATTCTTCGTCCTTTTGGCCACGAAAGCTTG TTCATGAAGTACATTGACAACTTTTTCAGTGGAGATTCTAAGACCACTGGTTTATCTGGTAGAAAAGAGGTAATCTGTATGGCAAATTCGTGCGCCTTTCACTTCTGGCAACGTGCTTTCAAG GACAAATACCGCCTTCAACTATTAAGACAACTCTTCAAGTTGGATAACACAAAAGACAGAGAAATAGTGCTTTCAAAAATTGAGGAAGAGTGGTGCTCATACCATAATCTTTTGCGAGCGGCACTCAACCAAGTTGCTGAATCAT ATGATGAGGTTCTGGACTCTTTGCATCGATATAGACCCCAATTTCTTGCTACATCAGGTGGCATACCATCTTATTATAATCCAAATGAATATCAGCACAAGTGCCATCTCGACTGTGATCAGTATTTAGATGATGGTGCGTTAGATATGGATTATCAGCTACTTGAACAAGGTGGTGAAATAAGGAAATGCATTTCTATTCCATTTTTGGGCCACAATGAATCATTAGCACATAAGGTGGCTCAAAATTTGGCTAGTGTAGTCAAAGAG ATGAGAAGTCAGTCTTCTGCGGATGTCTCTGGAAATCCTGACATGTTGGTGTACGGTAATGGTGTTTCCACAGGGGAGGCTTCTCTTTGTAAATTTTTTCTCAGTGGTCAGTGCAACAGAGATTCCCAATGTTCCTTTTCTCATTCTTTACAAGCAAAGAGGCCCACTTGCaaatttttcttctctttacAG GGATGCCGGAATGGAGATTCATGTTTCTTTTCTCACGATTCAGTTCCATCTGCTTATTCTGGTGTTCTGTCAAGTTTATGCCGCCCGGAGAATGCAGATGCTGATATGTTGTCACTTCTGCGATGGTTTCCTGCACCTCATCATGGATGCATTCTCATACTCGATGACAATGATTTATATTTTTCGTCACATATTGCACGTCACTATGCTCCGTCTTCTATAATCTCCACAACGCCCCTTCGAGATGAATCCACACTTGACCAATTACCAACTGATGTCAGAATTCTCTGGGGCCATTCCAATCCATACAACACGATAGTATCCAACACTGCAGGGAGTCCAGTTCCGTGGAGTGAAGTTAAATGTGTCCTATGGTTTCCCAAATTTGAAACAGGACATAGAGAAGGGCAGAAGAGTGTGATGCAAACCTTTTTTGAGTATTTAGCCATCCGGATGCTTGGATATGCCTTATATGATGTTAAAGTTATTGTCACCATGAATAATATGCGTTTCTCATACCTTCAG GTGGAAAAGCTGGCAAGGGAATGTTGCTTTTTTCTCAGGGAGTCATTCCTATTTGATGAACAGAACTTGGGAGAATTATTTGATGAGATTAATGCCAGAAAGCCAATGCTGCAGTCGAAGCCTGTCTCATATGTTTTCTCGCTGCATCCGCCTGCAGATGTCCAGTCTCATGATTTTGCAACACTCCTTagccaaaataaaaataaggttATTTAG
- the LOC142179342 gene encoding DExH-box ATP-dependent RNA helicase DExH8-like isoform X1: protein MASSSASPSSASSTVPEFPLLPVMGMKSKIVEKIQENRVTLVVGETGCGKSSQVPQFLLEGNMEPILCTQPRRFAVVAVARMVAKARKCEVGEEVGYHIGHSRVYSERSKIVFKTAGVLLEEMLEKGLNALKYKVIILDEVHERSVESDLVLVCIKQFLLKKSDLRVVLMSATADIARYREYFKDLGRGERVELLAIPSSGQDTIYQRKVSYIEQVAELLKMESEETALKCCSGPSPLTADADIKPEMYQLIHNLIIHIHKNERDIEKGILVFLPTYYALEQQWLLLKPFSVSFKVHILHSSIDTEQALKAMKICKSHRKVILATNIAESSVTIPMVGYVIDSCRSLQVFWDNNRKSDSAELVWVSKSQADQRRGRTGRTCDGHVYRLVKRSFYTQLEDYEPPAILRLSLRQQILLLCCAESKAINDPKVLLRKALDTPDPEVVEDALSLLVDLHALQKTPPRSRYEPTFYGRLLASFSLSFDASILILKFGAIGMLREGIVLGIMMDMQPLPILRPFGHESLFMKYIDNFFSGDSKTTGLSGRKEVICMANSCAFHFWQRAFKDKYRLQLLRQLFKLDNTKDREIVLSKIEEEWCSYHNLLRAALNQVAESYDEVLDSLHRYRPQFLATSGGIPSYYNPNEYQHKCHLDCDQYLDDGALDMDYQLLEQGGEIRKCISIPFLGHNESLAHKVAQNLASVVKEMRSQSSADVSGNPDMLVYGNGVSTGEASLCKFFLSGQCNRDSQCSFSHSLQAKRPTCKFFFSLQGCRNGDSCFFSHDSVPSAYSGVLSSLCRPENADADMLSLLRWFPAPHHGCILILDDNDLYFSSHIARHYAPSSIISTTPLRDESTLDQLPTDVRILWGHSNPYNTIVSNTAGSPVPWSEVKCVLWFPKFETGHREGQKSVMQTFFEYLAIRMLGYALYDVKVIVTMNNMRFSYLQVEKLARECCFFLRESFLFDEQNLGELFDEINARKPMLQSKPVSYVFSLHPPADVQSHDFATLLSQNKNKVI, encoded by the exons ATGGCGTCTTCTTCGGCTTCGCCGTCGTCGGCGTCATCGACGGTACCTGAGTTTCCTCTTTTACCAGTTATGGGAATGAAGAGTAAAATCGTTGAGAAAATTCAAGAGAATCGTGTCACTCTTGTTGTTGGTGAAACTGGTTGCG GAAAAAGCTCGCAAGTCCCTCAGTTTTTACTGGAAGGAAACATGGAACCCATACTTTGTACACAACCAAGGAGATTTGCTGTGGTAGCAGTTGCTAGAATGGTGGCGAAGGCTCGAAAATGTGAAGTAGGTGAAGAAGTTGGATACCATATAGGGCACTCTAGGGTCTACTCAGAAAG ATCTAAGATTGTGTTTAAAACTGCTGGAGTTCTGTTGGAAGAAATGCTAGAGAAGGGCTTGAATGCTCTAAAGTATAAAGTTATCATTCTTGACGAAGTGCATGAAAGATCTGTAGAGTCAGATCTTGTCCTTGTTTGCATCAAGCAGTTTTTGCTTAAAAAGAGTGACCTGAG GGTGGTGTTAATGTCTGCTACTGCTGATATAGCAAGATACCGTGAATACTTTAAGGATCTCGGTAGAGGTGAAAGGGTAGAGTTGTTGGCCATCCCTAGTTCTGGACAAGACACTATATATCAGCGAAAAGTTTCATACATTGAGCAG GTAGCTGAACTCCTTAAAATGGAATCAGAAGAGACGGCTCTGAAATGCTGTTCTGGTCCAAGCCCATTGACAGCTGATGCTGATATCAAGCCTGAAATGTATCAGCTTATACACAATCTTATTATACACATTCATAAGAATGAAAGGGACATTGAAAAAGGAATTCTGGTCTTTCTTCCAACATACTATGCACTTGAGCAGCAGTGGCTCTTATTGAAGCCTTTCAGTGTATCTTTTAAGGTTCACATTTTACACAGTAGTATCGACACTGAACAAGCTCTCAAGGCCATGAAAATCTGTAAGTCACATCGTAAG GTGATTTTGGCCACAAATATTGCAGAATCTTCGGTTACAATACCAATGGTGGGCTATGTCATTGATTCTTGCCGTTCTTTACAAGTTTTCTGGGATAATAATAGGAAATCAGATTCTGCAGAGCTTGTGTGGGTTTCCAAATCACAG GCAGACCAAAGGAGAGGGAGAACTGGACGGACTTGTGACGGCCATGTATATCGATTGGTAAAAAGATCATTTTACACTCAACTAGAGGATTACGAGCCTCCTGCAATACTGAGGTTATCGTTGAGGCAGCAAATACTTCTCCTTTGCTGTGCTGAATCTAAAGCCATCAATGATCCCAAAG TTCTGCTACGGAAGGCTTTAGACACTCCGGATCCTGAAGTCGTTGAGGATGCATTGAGTTTGCTTGTTGACCTCCATGCACTACAAAAAACACCTCCAAGGAGCCGTTATGAGCCTACATTTTATGGAAGATTGCTTGCCAGCTTTTCTCTTTCATTTGATGCTTCTATACTAATACTCAAGTTTGGAGCCATAGGAATGCTACGAGAAGGCATTGTTCTTGGTATAATGATGGATATGCAGCCACTCCCCATTCTTCGTCCTTTTGGCCACGAAAGCTTG TTCATGAAGTACATTGACAACTTTTTCAGTGGAGATTCTAAGACCACTGGTTTATCTGGTAGAAAAGAGGTAATCTGTATGGCAAATTCGTGCGCCTTTCACTTCTGGCAACGTGCTTTCAAG GACAAATACCGCCTTCAACTATTAAGACAACTCTTCAAGTTGGATAACACAAAAGACAGAGAAATAGTGCTTTCAAAAATTGAGGAAGAGTGGTGCTCATACCATAATCTTTTGCGAGCGGCACTCAACCAAGTTGCTGAATCAT ATGATGAGGTTCTGGACTCTTTGCATCGATATAGACCCCAATTTCTTGCTACATCAGGTGGCATACCATCTTATTATAATCCAAATGAATATCAGCACAAGTGCCATCTCGACTGTGATCAGTATTTAGATGATGGTGCGTTAGATATGGATTATCAGCTACTTGAACAAGGTGGTGAAATAAGGAAATGCATTTCTATTCCATTTTTGGGCCACAATGAATCATTAGCACATAAGGTGGCTCAAAATTTGGCTAGTGTAGTCAAAGAG ATGAGAAGTCAGTCTTCTGCGGATGTCTCTGGAAATCCTGACATGTTGGTGTACGGTAATGGTGTTTCCACAGGGGAGGCTTCTCTTTGTAAATTTTTTCTCAGTGGTCAGTGCAACAGAGATTCCCAATGTTCCTTTTCTCATTCTTTACAAGCAAAGAGGCCCACTTGCaaatttttcttctctttacAG GGATGCCGGAATGGAGATTCATGTTTCTTTTCTCACGATTCAGTTCCATCTGCTTATTCTGGTGTTCTGTCAAGTTTATGCCGCCCGGAGAATGCAGATGCTGATATGTTGTCACTTCTGCGATGGTTTCCTGCACCTCATCATGGATGCATTCTCATACTCGATGACAATGATTTATATTTTTCGTCACATATTGCACGTCACTATGCTCCGTCTTCTATAATCTCCACAACGCCCCTTCGAGATGAATCCACACTTGACCAATTACCAACTGATGTCAGAATTCTCTGGGGCCATTCCAATCCATACAACACGATAGTATCCAACACTGCAGGGAGTCCAGTTCCGTGGAGTGAAGTTAAATGTGTCCTATGGTTTCCCAAATTTGAAACAGGACATAGAGAAGGGCAGAAGAGTGTGATGCAAACCTTTTTTGAGTATTTAGCCATCCGGATGCTTGGATATGCCTTATATGATGTTAAAGTTATTGTCACCATGAATAATATGCGTTTCTCATACCTTCAG GTGGAAAAGCTGGCAAGGGAATGTTGCTTTTTTCTCAGGGAGTCATTCCTATTTGATGAACAGAACTTGGGAGAATTATTTGATGAGATTAATGCCAGAAAGCCAATGCTGCAGTCGAAGCCTGTCTCATATGTTTTCTCGCTGCATCCGCCTGCAGATGTCCAGTCTCATGATTTTGCAACACTCCTTagccaaaataaaaataaggttATTTAG